One Eptesicus fuscus isolate TK198812 chromosome 13, DD_ASM_mEF_20220401, whole genome shotgun sequence genomic window, GgtgcctttctcctcctctccctgcactgGGCTATCCCACAGAAAGGCAGGTCTCTATGCCCCTACCCAGCAGGGCACACTGACCCCTCTCTGTGGGGCTGAGGCTGTCCTTATCCTGAGATTCCTCTCATGACCTCACCTTCTGTAGGTGAATCAGAGCCTGTATCACTTTCTCTTTTGCTTTAGCTGCTCAACTGGCTCAAGGCCCCGCCCTACACAGGCTGGccttccccagcctggggcctcccctaGTGGCAGGTGTGTTTTCACTTTTCCTACATCACCTGGGATTGCCCGACTGTCCAGGCTAAAAGCTGCACCATGGAGCCCAGTGCGGCATTGCATCACAGCAGAGCTGCAAGTTCAGACATACACACAGAGCAGCAGGCTGAGACCCAGAAGAGGAGGCTGAGAACAGAGACACCAAACAAGGCTGGGTGAGGCCAGGTGACAGCCTCTGCGTGGACACTTGGATCCCCATCTGCTGACAGAGACCAGACACCAGACACCAGAGACCAGAGACCAGAGACCAGGATGAAGCCGGGCTGGGCTGTGTGGTGCacgctggtgctggtgctgacgGCCACGGTGCTGACCAGGACAGGAGCAGTTCCTGCCCCTACGCCCCCCAGGACCCacctgggtgccaggggctgccaCATGGGCCAGTTCAAGTCTCTGTCCCCACAAGAGATGAAGGCCTTCAAGAGGGCCAAGGACGCCCTGGAAGAGTCGCTCCTGCTCAAGAACTGGAGCTGCAGCTCCCGCCCActccccaggacccgggaccTGAGGCAGCTGCAGGTGTGGGAGCGCCCCGTGGCCTTGGAGGCTGAGCTGGCCCTGACACTGAAGGTCCTGGGGGCCTTGAACAACTCGACCCTGGGGGACATCCTGGACCAGCCCCTTCACACGCTGCACCACATCCACTCCCAGCTTCAGGCCTGTGTCCCAGCTCAGGCCacagcaggccccaggccccggggccacCTCCGCCAGTGGCTGCATCGCCTCCGGGAGGCCGGGAAGAAGGAATCCCAGGACTGCCTTGAAGCCTCTGTCACATTCAACCTCTTCCGCCTCCTCACCCGTGACCTGAAATGTGTCGCTGCTGGAGACCTGTGTGCCTGACCCTGAGACCCGCCAGCCACCTGTCCCAGCATCTTGGATTTTATTTATGcatccccccttttttaatttattgacacccaaccactatttatatatttatatgtgtgaatTGTCAAACTCAGACctgacaaaatatttatttttctacttttgtaaaaattttgcaaataaataatgaatacaaAAGAATTTATCAACTTGTCTCAACATTAATTAAGAAAAGCAAATTGGAAATCCAATATATTCTtgtgatatatgtatatgtacactaagtatgtatatgtatatatgtatatatgaatactagaggcccagtgcatgattccgTGCATGGCTGTGGTCCCTTGGGGTGGCATGTGGGGATTGTGCCCCAGACTATCAgctccacagccctgcctggcgcCCTGCCATGGCTTCGTGCTCCCTCTCACCTGTTCCATCCTGCCTGTGGGGACATCTAtcagggccaggtcccccacCCGGATCTCTCAGTGCCTGGGAACGGAGCGGAGGTCCCACCCCTTCCATCGCTGAtcaccatctgtggggcgataggcggggcaatcaggcccccCGCTCACaaccaccttggcctggtgctacCCGCTCTACTGTTCCCCCATCCCGCTGCTTTCCTGCTCTCATCTGGTCCCATTGGGTCCAGCAGTGCCACCTCTGCTGCTAGCACCCTGTTGCCTATGCCCATCATGTTTTgcgctgcccccttgtggtcagtacacatcatcgcaagcagtcgaactccagGTCGAATGACCACTCAAGgagacagtttgcatattaggcttttattatataggatatgtacatatgtatatctatctaataaaggggtaatatactaattagatctggagaccttccggatgtccttccagacaatgccatggtggcggggctgaggcagaggtggttaagggcgatcaggacaggaggggaaggcagttggggatgatcaggctggtagaggggtcagttgtgggtgagcaggctggtggagggcagttggaggcgagcagggttgcaggggaggagagatgggggCTATCAAGCCAATTAGGGGTTGCAGgtggggcaagaaggccagcagggtggtcagcaggggagagcaggccagcagcagagtggttagaggcaatcaggcaggcaggcaggtgagcggataggagccagcagtctcagaatGGGAGATGGATGTCAGACTGCCCTTGTGGGATTCCAGATTGGAAAGAgtacaagccgggctgagggacacccgccccatgcatgaattttgggccactatatgtatctatgtatgtatgtatatacgtatatgtgtatatgtgtatatacatatatatgagtaGATAATGGCTAAATGataaaaagagatatttttaaaccaGATAGCATATATCTGAATTTGAGGTTTACCACAAACCTCAGAAGTATTTTATGGCAATTCAGTGAGATAATTCATGTAAACTATTTAGCAGAATGCCAGGCACAGAGTGATGCTCACCAACATATACACCTCAGATGTCAACTAGACTTTCTCTGGTACCAGATGGCTACATAAAATGTTCTTggttttgaaaagtaaataattttttaaaaaacccagaaCCTTGCACTAGTTGATTTGGCTCAgaagatagagcatcagcctgtgaattgaagggccctgggttcgattccggtcaaagggcacatgcccgggttgcaagctcaacccccgtagggagcatgcaggaggcagccatcaatgattctctctcctcattggtgtttctatctctctcttcctcttttttcctctctgaaatcaataaaaatatttttaaaaaaaaataaaagaaaaaacccagAACCTTGAGGGCTCTGAActttgagagggggcaggctgggctgagggaccccctctccagtgcatgaattttcatgcatcaagcctctagtgtTAGACATAAAAACCATGTccttaacatcattaaaattgttTGCTTTTGGAATTAAAATTATAGGTGATTTTAActtatttcttcatatttatctttattttacagttgttcttcaatgaatatatattgcctttattatgagaataaataatttttaaaagaaagagaggtgGTACATAATAAATTTAAGACAATATTCTTTCAAAGTACAAGCTTCTTTAAATGGCCACTTAGTTATATGCTTCAATTAGTTGTAAGTTTTTACTTACATGGAATAATCTATGAAATAACCCAATAATTGCAAGCAAATGAGGACTAGAGTGTTTCACTCCCCATGAAGGTGAAACATTCTATTTAATATGTGTATATCTTACCTTatattctcatattttatataaagaaaagctatatttatgtgatataatttttaatcagTGACTTCAAAAAAACCTTCAAAGTTGTTTTAACGGAGCCCAAAATAACACATTAtgcaaagaataaatttttaaaaaatgtttatgatttAAATACTATTGCATTGAAGCCTAAGTTTGTGAAGACATGACAGAGGGGAGGCCTGGAAAATTTAAGACTTGAGAGCCCATTCTATATATTAACGTGGCAGCAATTCATTTCAGTTGTTTTAATCAAAGGGAAAATGATGTACATGATTCCAAAAGTCTTCGTTTTTGTAATTCTTCACTAGAAAGTAACAGAAAACTACTGCAGTTACCATAAAAGTGTTTATAGGTCCAAAGGAGCAGAACACAGAGAGGAtttaggaagggaaagggatcaGGAACTGAAATCCACCAGGCCGGGTTGGCTGCTCCTGTGCTTCATTCATGTTTTTAAACATAGTTCCTCTGATTTCAAAGGCAAGTCAAAGATAGTTGCTCCAGCCCGAGGTGGTtttgatcagtggatagagcgtcagcctgtggaatgaaaggtcccaggttcgattccggtagagggcatgtaccttggttgcaggcacttcctcaagtaggaggtgtgcaggaggcagctgatcaatgtttctctcccttcgatgtttctgtctctctatccctatcccttcttctctgtaaaaaattaataaaatatattttaaatatatatatatatatatatatacacatatatatatatatatatatatatagttgctC contains:
- the LOC129151205 gene encoding interferon lambda-3-like; this translates as MKPGWAVWCTLVLVLTATVLTRTGAVPAPTPPRTHLGARGCHMGQFKSLSPQEMKAFKRAKDALEESLLLKNWSCSSRPLPRTRDLRQLQVWERPVALEAELALTLKVLGALNNSTLGDILDQPLHTLHHIHSQLQACVPAQATAGPRPRGHLRQWLHRLREAGKKESQDCLEASVTFNLFRLLTRDLKCVAAGDLCA